In Mucilaginibacter celer, one DNA window encodes the following:
- a CDS encoding SGNH/GDSL hydrolase family protein — MSMKYLAFILIITSFLSCQKGSGDSTTRNGKLVVYNKGVPGNVSAQLVERIDEDVLNYKPQLVVIMIGTNDVSHRVPYDQYTANITTLVTKIQAQSGKVLLLSPPPRGTAEITTPTYFMNDRNDKINLILDSLSQSLKCYYLDINAAFKNAGSPNSTAGSYILNSANSPDRPDGVHLTLDGTAFLAKEVAKFIKDNKLDNISLVICFGDSLTAGNSGGYPQLLQKLLN; from the coding sequence ATGAGCATGAAATACTTAGCCTTTATTTTAATTATAACAAGCTTTTTATCATGCCAAAAAGGATCGGGAGATTCAACAACGCGAAATGGTAAATTAGTTGTTTATAATAAGGGCGTGCCTGGTAATGTATCGGCCCAACTGGTTGAAAGGATTGACGAAGATGTTTTAAATTACAAACCGCAACTGGTTGTTATAATGATTGGCACCAATGATGTAAGCCACAGGGTGCCTTATGATCAGTACACGGCCAATATTACAACGCTGGTAACCAAAATACAGGCACAGAGCGGCAAAGTACTGTTATTAAGCCCGCCGCCACGCGGTACCGCCGAAATTACAACGCCAACGTACTTCATGAACGATAGGAATGATAAAATCAACCTCATCCTCGATTCGTTAAGTCAGTCGCTAAAATGTTATTACCTGGATATCAACGCTGCATTTAAAAATGCGGGGAGCCCCAATTCAACCGCCGGCAGTTACATATTGAACAGCGCTAACAGCCCCGACAGACCTGATGGCGTTCACCTGACTTTGGATGGAACAGCATTTTTAGCAAAAGAGGTTGCAAAATTTATTAAAGATAATAAGCTCGATAATATCAGCCTGGTGATCTGTTTCGGCGACAGCCTTACCGCGGGCAATAGCGGTGGTTATCCGCAATTATTGCAAAAGTTGTTAAATTAA
- a CDS encoding DUF6496 domain-containing protein — translation MAKYSEKAGEKVEKTMHEMKEGKLKSGSGKKVTSKKQAIAIGLSEARKEGAKVPKKKS, via the coding sequence ATGGCAAAGTATTCGGAAAAAGCGGGAGAAAAGGTTGAGAAAACCATGCATGAAATGAAAGAGGGTAAGCTGAAAAGCGGCAGCGGTAAAAAAGTTACCAGCAAAAAACAGGCAATAGCCATAGGACTATCTGAAGCCCGTAAGGAAGGCGCCAAAGTACCCAAAAAGAAAAGCTAA
- a CDS encoding M48 family metalloprotease — MNNLTLSYPPMPAGADKSIIKPSKAFKNHVYLSIGAILLFIICYLLLFLGAIGIAVAFGYLGVFVMQLHATFLTLAFGLALIISGLLLVYFVVKFIFKRTRIDRSDLIEIKPTDEPALFDFIYKVTAEAGAPKPKRIYLSADVNAAVFYNSSFWSMFLPVKKNLKIGLGLVNAVNLSEFKAVMAHEFGHFSQKSMKVGSYIYNFNRVVYDMLYDTDDYGKILNSVSKLHSVFSMVALINVRIIQGMQYVLKKLYVVINKANLALSREMEFHADSVAAYVSGSNHIATSLKRIEIAQVCYDNLINYSRANLADNKRTSNLYPQHLEFIKQFCRHQKIGLDEISLPVIADGWNPPDNSEITIKDQWSSHPTTEDRELRANQINLPVPPVAIPAWVLFKDPAAVQAQVTNHLYAIVNTDPKAEVIDFETFKQDFYKQIDTTSYNPVFNNYFDNRNITEFDIEETLKTIGAPAFSSFDLLLNIENSNLPRVVNRIQQDIDLLAQVNQNPSIKTFDFRGEKYSADNIYDVETILKDDLAKTQKQIEELDKNIFLFFYHKADADQKQILIDKHLYLFKFQKEFAADYDFYTDIMKAISPIYSQMKPDQIVDALAVVYKQERQVKARIKEIINDPAGRACYTDGQVTILDEYLSTQHVYYSNPGYDNAAINKFHEALSTYITGISDHNFEIKKDLLNFQAGLF, encoded by the coding sequence ATGAACAACCTAACCTTATCGTATCCACCCATGCCAGCAGGGGCGGATAAAAGTATTATTAAGCCCTCAAAGGCTTTTAAAAATCATGTGTATCTTTCAATAGGGGCTATACTATTGTTTATAATATGCTACCTGCTGCTGTTTTTAGGCGCAATTGGCATAGCTGTGGCATTTGGTTACCTGGGCGTATTTGTGATGCAGTTACATGCCACTTTTTTAACCCTGGCGTTCGGTCTTGCCTTAATCATTTCGGGCTTGCTGCTGGTTTACTTCGTGGTTAAATTTATTTTTAAGCGAACCCGTATCGACCGGTCTGATCTGATAGAGATAAAACCAACAGATGAGCCAGCATTGTTCGATTTTATCTATAAAGTAACTGCCGAAGCCGGTGCCCCAAAGCCGAAACGAATTTATTTATCAGCCGATGTTAATGCCGCGGTGTTTTACAACTCCAGTTTTTGGAGCATGTTTTTACCGGTGAAGAAAAATCTTAAAATAGGCCTCGGACTGGTGAATGCAGTAAATCTATCCGAATTTAAGGCAGTGATGGCTCATGAATTTGGCCATTTTTCGCAGAAGAGCATGAAAGTTGGCAGCTACATCTACAACTTTAACAGGGTAGTGTATGATATGCTGTACGATACCGACGATTATGGCAAAATACTCAATAGCGTCTCCAAACTGCACTCGGTATTCAGCATGGTGGCATTGATTAACGTGCGGATTATACAGGGCATGCAATATGTTTTAAAGAAGCTTTATGTAGTGATTAATAAAGCAAACCTGGCCCTATCGCGCGAAATGGAGTTTCATGCCGATTCGGTAGCGGCCTATGTAAGCGGTTCCAATCACATTGCAACCTCGCTAAAACGCATTGAAATAGCACAGGTATGCTATGATAACCTGATCAACTACTCGCGGGCTAACCTCGCTGACAATAAACGTACCTCCAACCTTTATCCGCAACACCTTGAATTTATTAAACAGTTTTGCCGTCATCAAAAAATAGGTCTCGACGAGATCAGTCTTCCTGTAATAGCAGATGGCTGGAACCCGCCTGATAACAGCGAGATCACCATAAAAGATCAATGGTCATCGCATCCAACTACTGAAGACAGAGAGTTGCGTGCCAACCAGATCAATTTGCCGGTGCCTCCGGTAGCAATACCCGCATGGGTGCTTTTTAAAGATCCGGCGGCAGTACAGGCACAGGTAACCAACCATTTATATGCCATAGTTAATACCGATCCGAAAGCCGAAGTGATAGATTTTGAAACTTTTAAACAGGATTTTTATAAACAGATTGATACAACTTCATATAACCCGGTATTTAACAACTACTTCGATAATCGTAACATAACCGAATTTGATATTGAAGAAACTTTAAAAACAATCGGCGCACCTGCTTTCAGCAGCTTCGATCTGTTGTTAAACATCGAAAACAGCAACCTGCCGCGTGTTGTAAACCGGATACAGCAGGACATCGATCTCCTTGCCCAGGTCAACCAGAACCCGTCAATTAAAACCTTCGATTTCAGGGGTGAAAAATATAGTGCCGATAATATTTACGACGTTGAAACAATACTTAAAGACGATCTGGCAAAAACCCAAAAACAAATAGAAGAGCTGGACAAAAACATCTTCCTGTTTTTTTATCACAAAGCAGATGCCGACCAGAAACAAATACTGATAGATAAACATCTTTACCTGTTCAAATTTCAAAAGGAGTTTGCTGCCGATTATGATTTTTATACCGATATTATGAAAGCCATCAGTCCTATTTATAGCCAAATGAAGCCCGATCAGATTGTAGATGCGCTTGCTGTGGTATACAAACAGGAACGACAGGTGAAAGCCCGCATAAAAGAAATTATTAATGACCCAGCCGGGCGGGCCTGTTACACCGATGGGCAGGTAACTATTTTGGACGAATATCTTTCAACCCAACATGTTTATTATAGTAATCCGGGATATGATAACGCCGCCATTAACAAGTTCCATGAGGCATTGAGTACCTATATTACAGGCATCTCCGATCACAATTTTGAAATAAAAAAGGATCTGCTTAATTTTCAGGCCGGATTATTTTAA
- a CDS encoding Gfo/Idh/MocA family protein, with product MSTINWGIIGCGNVTEKKSGPAFKKVPGSDLVAVMRRDAEKAADYAARHGVAKWYSDATELLGDKDLNAIYIATPPASHLDYAIQALQNGFNVYVEKPVTRNSAEARAMAAAVKESGHKLTVAHYRRALPMFLKVKELIDTKKIGDIRTVQIRMWQARKPKLVADVETNWRVLPELSGGGYFHDLAPHQLDLMLYYFGEPEKYHGFSLNQSCSTPADDHVCGQILFKNNVVVNGSWCFNVAESETTDTCEIIGTEGKITFPFFGNYITWKTETEEETITITHPEHIQQPFITKIVAYFKGDGPNPCAIDDAVVLMDIIDAFTLNK from the coding sequence ATGAGCACAATAAACTGGGGCATCATCGGATGCGGCAATGTAACTGAAAAAAAAAGCGGACCGGCATTTAAAAAAGTACCCGGCAGTGATCTTGTTGCAGTAATGCGCCGCGATGCTGAAAAGGCCGCCGACTATGCCGCGCGCCACGGCGTAGCCAAATGGTACAGCGATGCCACCGAATTGTTGGGCGATAAAGATCTGAATGCAATCTACATTGCTACCCCACCGGCCTCTCACCTTGATTATGCGATACAGGCTTTGCAAAACGGGTTTAATGTTTATGTTGAAAAACCTGTAACCCGTAACTCGGCAGAAGCGAGGGCTATGGCAGCGGCAGTTAAAGAAAGCGGGCATAAACTTACCGTAGCGCATTACCGCCGTGCATTACCTATGTTTTTGAAAGTAAAGGAACTTATCGATACAAAAAAAATAGGTGATATCCGCACCGTACAGATCAGGATGTGGCAGGCCCGCAAACCTAAACTGGTAGCCGATGTGGAAACCAACTGGCGCGTACTGCCTGAGCTATCGGGCGGCGGTTATTTTCATGACCTGGCCCCGCACCAACTCGACCTGATGTTGTATTACTTTGGCGAGCCCGAAAAATACCATGGCTTTTCGCTTAATCAATCGTGCTCAACCCCGGCCGATGATCATGTTTGCGGGCAGATCCTGTTTAAAAACAACGTGGTGGTTAACGGCTCATGGTGCTTCAATGTGGCCGAAAGCGAAACCACCGATACCTGCGAAATCATCGGCACCGAAGGCAAAATAACCTTCCCCTTTTTTGGTAACTACATTACCTGGAAAACCGAAACCGAAGAAGAAACAATAACCATTACGCACCCCGAACATATTCAACAACCGTTTATCACCAAAATAGTAGCTTATTTTAAGGGCGACGGGCCAAACCCTTGTGCTATTGATGATGCCGTAGTGCTGATGGATATCATCGATGCATTTACACTAAATAAATAA
- the mgrA gene encoding L-glyceraldehyde 3-phosphate reductase → MTYIASADRYQTMQYRRCGNSGIKLPAVSLGLWHNFGHVDVADNYRKILHLAFDNGITHFDLANNYGPPPGSAEENFGKILKEDFRDYRDELIISSKAGYTMWPGPYGDWGSKKYLVASLDQSLKRMGLDYVDIFYHHRPDPNTPLEETMAALDLIVRQGKALYVGISNYPAELASKAIKMLKELGTPCLIHQPKYSMFERWVEGGLLNVLGNEGVGCIPFSPLAQGMLTDKYLHGIPEDSRAARPTGFLQKGHLTDERLSQIRDLNKLALDRGQSLAQMALAWILKDERVTSVLIGASRPAQLSDSLKALDNIVFSAEELARIEEILTPAP, encoded by the coding sequence ATGACATACATAGCATCTGCCGATAGGTATCAAACCATGCAATACCGCCGTTGCGGCAATAGCGGCATTAAACTTCCGGCTGTTTCGCTGGGCCTTTGGCACAATTTCGGTCATGTTGATGTGGCCGATAATTATCGTAAAATATTACACCTCGCGTTTGATAACGGCATTACCCATTTCGATCTGGCCAACAATTACGGTCCGCCGCCGGGCTCGGCCGAAGAAAACTTTGGCAAGATATTGAAAGAAGATTTTCGCGACTATCGTGATGAGCTCATTATCTCAAGCAAAGCAGGCTACACCATGTGGCCAGGGCCCTATGGAGATTGGGGATCGAAAAAATATTTGGTAGCCAGTTTAGATCAAAGTCTTAAACGTATGGGACTGGATTATGTAGATATTTTTTACCATCACCGCCCCGATCCAAATACGCCGCTCGAGGAAACGATGGCTGCTTTAGACCTGATCGTTCGCCAGGGCAAGGCTTTATATGTAGGCATTTCTAACTATCCGGCCGAATTAGCCTCAAAAGCTATTAAAATGCTGAAAGAACTGGGCACACCATGCCTTATCCATCAACCCAAATACTCGATGTTTGAACGTTGGGTTGAAGGCGGATTACTGAATGTTTTAGGTAACGAAGGCGTAGGCTGTATCCCCTTTTCGCCGTTGGCGCAGGGTATGCTTACCGACAAATACCTGCATGGCATCCCCGAAGATTCGAGAGCAGCAAGGCCTACCGGCTTTTTACAAAAAGGACACCTTACTGATGAACGCCTGAGCCAGATCCGCGACCTGAATAAACTGGCGCTTGATCGTGGCCAGTCGCTTGCGCAAATGGCCTTAGCCTGGATTTTAAAAGATGAGCGGGTAACTTCGGTACTAATAGGCGCAAGCCGCCCGGCCCAATTATCAGATTCATTGAAAGCTTTGGATAATATCGTATTTTCGGCAGAGGAGCTGGCAAGGATAGAGGAAATACTAACGCCAGCCCCCTAA
- a CDS encoding bifunctional folylpolyglutamate synthase/dihydrofolate synthase: MDYNATIQYLYTQLPMFTRDGASAFKKDLTNTLELCKRLDNPQHKFKSVHVGGTNGKGSTSHMLAAVLQTARYKTGLYTSPHLKDFRERIRVNGQMIGEQTVIDFVANHKADFEEIAPSFFEMTVALAFDVFAKEKVDIAIIEVGLGGRLDSTNVITPLLSVITNIGWDHMNMLGNTLPLIAGEKAGIIKPGVPAIISERQLEVADVFTNKAKETGSKIRFASDEWAMMSPEVRKSGSPEDNDGLLEVSLKKKPSTNQTYGLTDLQTFRLDLTGTYQLKNIKGILSAVDELCKQGFIITDQHIYTALKQVKTLTGLHGRWETLSQNPLTICDTGHNPDGIEEVMKNIAAVKYKHLHMVIGMVNDKDTGKVLTMFPKDATYYFCKPDIPRGLDAESMRAQAEAHGLIGDTYTSVKEALLSAQKNAGVDDLVFVGGSTFVVAEVV; encoded by the coding sequence ATGGACTACAACGCAACCATCCAATACCTCTACACCCAGCTCCCGATGTTTACGCGCGACGGAGCTTCGGCATTTAAAAAAGACCTTACCAATACGCTTGAACTTTGTAAACGGCTGGATAACCCGCAGCATAAATTTAAAAGTGTGCACGTAGGTGGTACTAACGGCAAAGGCTCAACATCGCACATGCTGGCGGCCGTTTTGCAAACGGCCAGGTACAAAACAGGATTATATACCTCTCCCCACCTTAAGGATTTTCGTGAACGCATCCGTGTTAACGGGCAAATGATCGGCGAGCAAACCGTGATTGATTTTGTGGCCAATCATAAAGCCGATTTTGAAGAGATAGCGCCTTCATTTTTTGAGATGACCGTGGCTTTGGCTTTTGATGTTTTTGCAAAAGAAAAGGTGGATATAGCCATTATTGAAGTTGGCCTTGGCGGAAGATTGGATTCGACCAATGTGATCACCCCACTCCTATCCGTAATAACCAATATCGGTTGGGACCACATGAATATGCTGGGCAATACCCTGCCGCTGATTGCCGGTGAAAAGGCCGGGATTATTAAACCGGGAGTCCCCGCGATTATAAGCGAACGCCAGCTGGAAGTAGCTGATGTATTCACCAACAAAGCCAAAGAAACCGGAAGCAAGATCAGGTTTGCATCAGACGAGTGGGCCATGATGAGTCCGGAAGTCCGGAAGTCCGGAAGTCCGGAAGATAATGACGGATTGCTCGAAGTTTCCTTGAAAAAAAAGCCCTCCACTAACCAGACTTACGGACTTACGGACTTACAGACTTTCCGACTTGATTTAACCGGTACCTATCAGCTTAAAAATATAAAAGGCATTTTATCCGCCGTTGATGAATTGTGCAAACAAGGTTTCATTATTACTGATCAACATATTTATACCGCCCTTAAACAGGTTAAAACCCTCACCGGTTTGCACGGCCGTTGGGAAACACTAAGCCAAAATCCACTTACCATTTGCGATACTGGCCATAATCCGGATGGTATAGAAGAGGTGATGAAAAACATCGCGGCCGTTAAATACAAACACCTGCATATGGTAATAGGGATGGTAAATGATAAGGATACCGGGAAAGTGTTGACGATGTTTCCTAAGGATGCTACGTATTACTTTTGTAAACCGGATATCCCGCGAGGGTTAGATGCTGAAAGTATGAGGGCACAGGCCGAAGCCCATGGGTTAATTGGTGATACTTATACCTCTGTAAAAGAAGCTTTGTTATCGGCACAGAAAAACGCGGGTGTTGATGATCTGGTGTTTGTTGGGGGGAGTACTTTTGTGGTGGCGGAGGTTGTCTGA
- a CDS encoding energy transducer TonB family protein: protein MEYREENNYPKAFIATGIIMAVLIAACYFIVFKNPPVEENGTGGILVNYGTVDEGMGDDYMSTEEPSVAEKANNTKPDKVTEAKPTEEKPTPQSSEKAVVTQNNEDAPEVAAPDKKPSQTVATPQPVKTPPAKPTVNQNALYKGKASTGTGEGDGTGKTPGNQGKPTGTTLTNNYNGTGSGNGGSLNMAQRNFVSRPSVSDGNRQTGKIVVDIRVDKDGNVTYAKAGARGTTISDDALLQKCEDAVRNSKLNPLDNAPDQQQGTVVFVFKVN, encoded by the coding sequence ATGGAGTACAGAGAAGAAAATAACTATCCGAAGGCATTTATTGCAACAGGCATTATTATGGCTGTGCTGATAGCGGCATGTTATTTTATCGTATTCAAAAACCCACCTGTTGAAGAAAACGGAACAGGTGGCATCCTGGTAAACTACGGCACCGTTGATGAAGGTATGGGCGATGACTACATGAGTACCGAAGAACCCTCGGTAGCCGAAAAAGCCAATAACACCAAACCCGATAAAGTTACCGAAGCCAAACCAACTGAAGAAAAACCAACCCCGCAAAGCAGCGAAAAAGCGGTAGTTACCCAAAATAATGAAGACGCGCCCGAAGTGGCTGCACCCGATAAAAAGCCAAGCCAAACGGTGGCAACCCCGCAACCGGTAAAAACTCCGCCGGCCAAACCAACCGTTAACCAAAACGCGTTATACAAAGGCAAAGCCTCAACCGGTACAGGCGAAGGTGATGGTACAGGTAAAACTCCGGGTAACCAGGGTAAACCTACGGGCACTACGCTTACCAACAACTATAACGGTACAGGATCGGGCAATGGTGGCAGCCTGAACATGGCGCAGCGTAACTTTGTGAGTCGCCCATCTGTAAGCGATGGCAACCGTCAAACCGGTAAAATTGTCGTTGATATCCGCGTTGATAAAGATGGCAACGTAACCTACGCTAAAGCCGGTGCCCGCGGAACTACGATATCTGATGATGCACTACTTCAAAAGTGCGAAGACGCCGTGCGCAACTCTAAACTTAACCCATTGGATAATGCTCCCGATCAGCAGCAGGGGACTGTGGTTTTTGTATTCAAGGTAAATTAA
- a CDS encoding ExbD/TolR family protein — MNLRKRHRGASAEVHTSAMNDIMFFLLLFFLIASTVTNPNVIKLVLPKSSTGQSVSKKTITVSVTKDLRYYVDKKEIPVDALQTTLGGYKTMATELTIVLYVDKTVAIQDVVQVMDIAQKLNIKLVLATEPK, encoded by the coding sequence ATGAATTTAAGGAAAAGACACAGGGGCGCATCGGCAGAGGTACATACATCGGCAATGAACGATATTATGTTTTTCCTGCTGTTGTTTTTCCTCATCGCATCAACGGTTACCAACCCCAACGTTATTAAGCTTGTATTGCCCAAATCATCAACCGGGCAATCGGTATCTAAAAAAACCATTACCGTATCGGTAACTAAAGATCTGCGTTACTACGTAGATAAAAAGGAAATTCCGGTAGATGCCCTGCAAACTACCCTTGGCGGCTACAAAACCATGGCTACCGAACTAACTATAGTTTTATACGTTGATAAAACTGTAGCCATACAGGATGTGGTACAGGTAATGGACATAGCCCAGAAATTGAATATTAAACTGGTTTTGGCAACAGAACCTAAATAG
- a CDS encoding MotA/TolQ/ExbB proton channel family protein, whose protein sequence is MTLLLIQQLTDTAKHLADTANHAVTTAALPAEELRFGDLLIKGGWVMIPIGILAVLGLVIFFERYFTIRKASRNESNLMVQVRASIHSGNLESAIAICRNSNTPLGRMLQKGLLRIGRPIKDIEGAIENVGKLEVSKLEKNIGILGIVAGIAPMFGFLGTIAGVIKIFYDISKTDNISMGVISGGLYVKMVTSAAGLFVGIVAYVCYHVLNMMVDKVILKLETDAIEFIDLLEEPSK, encoded by the coding sequence ATGACATTATTATTAATACAGCAATTAACAGATACAGCCAAACATCTTGCAGACACCGCCAACCACGCCGTAACAACAGCAGCCTTACCAGCCGAAGAACTTCGCTTTGGCGACCTGCTGATAAAAGGTGGCTGGGTAATGATCCCGATAGGTATTTTAGCAGTACTGGGACTTGTAATATTCTTTGAACGTTATTTCACCATCCGCAAGGCATCACGCAACGAATCGAACCTGATGGTGCAGGTACGGGCAAGTATCCATTCAGGTAACCTCGAATCGGCCATTGCCATTTGCCGTAACAGCAATACCCCGCTGGGCCGGATGCTGCAAAAAGGTTTATTACGCATAGGCAGGCCGATAAAAGATATTGAAGGCGCTATCGAAAACGTGGGCAAGCTTGAAGTATCCAAACTGGAAAAAAATATTGGCATATTGGGCATCGTAGCCGGTATAGCACCGATGTTCGGCTTTTTGGGTACCATTGCTGGTGTAATCAAGATTTTTTATGATATCTCAAAAACCGACAACATCAGCATGGGTGTAATTTCGGGCGGTTTATATGTGAAGATGGTAACATCTGCAGCCGGTTTATTTGTAGGTATCGTAGCTTACGTTTGCTACCACGTTTTAAATATGATGGTTGATAAAGTGATTTTGAAACTGGAAACCGATGCCATCGAATTTATTGACCTGTTAGAGGAGCCGAGCAAATGA